A genomic stretch from Microbacterium proteolyticum includes:
- the rpsK gene encoding 30S ribosomal protein S11: MAQAKSAARKPRRKEKKNIAVGQAHIKSTFNNTIVSITDPSGAVISWASSGGVGFKGSRKSTPYAAGMAAESAARQAQEHGVKKVDVFVKGPGSGRETAIRSLTAAGLEVGSIQDVTPQAHNGCRPPKRRRV, from the coding sequence ATGGCACAGGCCAAGTCCGCCGCGCGCAAGCCGCGCCGCAAGGAGAAGAAGAACATCGCCGTGGGTCAGGCCCACATCAAGTCGACGTTCAACAACACCATCGTTTCGATCACCGACCCCTCGGGTGCCGTCATCAGCTGGGCTTCGTCCGGCGGTGTCGGGTTCAAGGGCTCGCGCAAGTCGACGCCGTACGCCGCCGGTATGGCCGCGGAGTCGGCCGCTCGCCAGGCTCAGGAGCACGGCGTCAAGAAGGTCGACGTCTTCGTCAAGGGTCCGGGTTCGGGTCGTGAGACCGCGATCCGCTCGCTGACCGCGGCCGGCCTCGAGGTCGGCTCGATCCAGGACGTGACGCCGCAGGCCCACAACGGCTGCCGTCCGCCCAAGCGTCGCCGCGTCTGA
- the rpsM gene encoding 30S ribosomal protein S13, with protein sequence MARLAGVDIPRDKRVVIALTYIYGVGRTRSVEILNATGISQEIRVKDLTDDQLVALRDHIEGTYKVEGDLRREVAADIRRKVEIGSYEGLRHRRGLPVRGQRTKTNARTRKGPKRTVAGKKKAR encoded by the coding sequence ATGGCACGTCTCGCCGGCGTCGACATCCCGCGCGACAAGCGCGTGGTGATCGCACTTACCTACATCTACGGCGTGGGTCGCACCCGCTCCGTCGAGATCCTGAACGCGACCGGCATCAGCCAGGAGATCCGCGTCAAGGACCTCACCGACGACCAGCTGGTCGCGCTGCGCGACCACATCGAAGGCACCTACAAGGTGGAGGGTGACCTCCGTCGCGAGGTCGCCGCCGACATCCGCCGCAAGGTCGAGATCGGCTCCTACGAGGGCCTGCGCCACCGCCGCGGCCTCCCGGTGCGCGGTCAGCGCACGAAGACGAACGCGCGCACCCGCAAGGGCCCCAAGCGCACCGTCGCCGGCAAGAAGAAGGCGCGCTAA
- the rpmJ gene encoding 50S ribosomal protein L36: MKVNPSVKPICDHCKVIRRHGRVMVICKSNPRHKQRQG, translated from the coding sequence ATGAAGGTCAACCCCTCCGTCAAGCCCATCTGCGACCACTGCAAGGTGATTCGTCGTCACGGGCGCGTGATGGTGATCTGCAAGAGCAACCCGCGCCACAAGCAGCGCCAGGGCTGA
- the infA gene encoding translation initiation factor IF-1, whose amino-acid sequence MAKKDGVIEIEGTVSEALPNAMFRVELTNGHKVLATISGKMRQNYIRIIPEDRVVVELSPYDLTRGRIVYRYR is encoded by the coding sequence ATGGCGAAGAAAGACGGTGTCATCGAGATCGAGGGCACGGTGTCCGAGGCACTGCCCAACGCGATGTTCCGTGTCGAACTGACCAACGGTCACAAGGTGCTCGCCACCATCTCGGGCAAGATGCGACAGAACTACATCCGCATCATCCCCGAGGACCGCGTCGTCGTCGAACTGAGCCCGTACGACCTCACCCGCGGTCGTATCGTCTACCGCTACCGCTGA
- a CDS encoding DsbA family protein, with the protein MMAAARKSTNWFAFGVTAAVLVVVLIVGGVVWFANSQATSPGTLPESSAVDTATGAIAVGSGAQTVDTYVDFMCPVCNSFEQAYGPTLQQLVDEGTITLNIHPIAILDRLSQGTQYSTRAANAAYCVAVDDPANVSAFVKALYAQQPKENTAGLDDATLASVATSVGASDAVATCIEDGTYTRFVTAMTAKTPLQEGATGIATPTIVVNGTTLTNKPDLTGDPQKDIVDRLNG; encoded by the coding sequence ATGATGGCTGCCGCACGGAAGTCCACAAACTGGTTCGCGTTCGGGGTGACGGCGGCCGTGCTCGTCGTCGTCCTCATCGTGGGCGGGGTGGTCTGGTTCGCCAACAGCCAGGCGACGTCTCCCGGGACGCTCCCGGAGTCGTCGGCGGTCGACACCGCGACCGGCGCCATCGCGGTGGGGTCGGGAGCGCAGACCGTCGACACCTACGTGGACTTCATGTGCCCCGTGTGCAACTCCTTCGAGCAGGCCTACGGGCCGACGCTGCAGCAGTTGGTCGACGAGGGAACCATCACCCTCAACATCCACCCGATCGCCATCCTCGACCGCCTCTCGCAGGGGACGCAGTACTCGACGCGTGCGGCGAACGCCGCCTACTGCGTCGCGGTCGACGACCCCGCCAACGTGTCGGCGTTCGTGAAGGCGCTGTACGCGCAACAGCCCAAGGAGAACACGGCGGGACTCGACGACGCCACCCTCGCCTCGGTCGCGACTTCGGTCGGGGCATCGGATGCCGTGGCGACCTGCATCGAGGACGGCACGTACACCCGCTTCGTGACGGCGATGACGGCCAAGACGCCTCTGCAGGAGGGCGCCACGGGTATCGCCACACCGACGATCGTCGTGAACGGCACCACCCTGACCAACAAGCCCGACCTGACGGGCGACCCGCAGAAGGACATCGTCGACCGCCTGAACGGGTGA
- the map gene encoding type I methionyl aminopeptidase, translated as MGLRSSVYKKPAHLRSMIEPGLITADALDAVRALVEPGITTLELDAAASALITSRGAVSNFQMVRGYRHTICASVNEQVVHGIPNDRPLEAGDILSIDAGAEFRGWNGDSAFTVIVPGDAPEEVVAPRRRLSEVTEGSLWAGIAALSRATHLGEVGAAIEQYIQTHAPEGGYGILRDYVGHGIGRKMHESPSIFNYATPERGADVRPGLAVAIEPMVVIGDQATFVEDDGWTVSSVDGTAGSHWEHSVAVHDGGIWVLTAHDGGAEKLAPFGVVPKEID; from the coding sequence GTGGGTCTGCGTTCCTCCGTCTACAAGAAGCCCGCGCACCTGCGGTCGATGATCGAGCCCGGTCTGATCACCGCCGATGCGTTGGATGCCGTCCGGGCCCTGGTCGAGCCGGGGATCACGACCCTCGAGCTCGACGCCGCGGCATCCGCTCTGATCACCTCGCGTGGTGCCGTGTCGAACTTCCAGATGGTCCGGGGCTACCGCCACACCATCTGCGCGTCGGTCAACGAGCAGGTGGTCCACGGCATCCCGAACGATCGTCCGTTGGAGGCCGGGGACATCCTGTCGATCGACGCGGGGGCGGAGTTCCGAGGGTGGAACGGCGACTCGGCGTTCACCGTGATCGTTCCGGGTGACGCCCCGGAAGAGGTGGTCGCGCCCCGCCGACGTCTGTCGGAGGTGACCGAGGGGTCGCTGTGGGCCGGTATCGCCGCCCTGAGCCGCGCAACCCACCTGGGTGAAGTGGGCGCGGCGATCGAGCAGTATATCCAGACGCACGCACCCGAGGGCGGGTACGGCATCCTGCGCGACTACGTCGGGCACGGGATCGGGCGGAAGATGCACGAGTCGCCGAGCATCTTCAACTACGCCACCCCGGAGCGCGGCGCCGACGTCCGCCCCGGACTCGCCGTGGCGATCGAGCCGATGGTCGTGATCGGAGACCAGGCGACGTTCGTCGAGGACGACGGTTGGACCGTGTCGAGTGTCGACGGCACGGCCGGCTCCCACTGGGAACATAGCGTCGCCGTGCATGATGGGGGCATCTGGGTGCTCACCGCTCACGACGGCGGTGCCGAGAAGCTCGCGCCGTTCGGCGTGGTGCCGAAGGAGATCGACTGA
- a CDS encoding adenylate kinase yields MTARLLIVGPQGSGKGTQGVRVGEALGIPVISTGDVFRANVAEGTELGQQVKAIIDGGDLVPDELTSAVVRDRLAQSDAAEGFLLDGYPRNLAQVMHLDEFLEGRDESLDAVIALIVPREESISRLTARAVEQGRSDDTEEAIATRLGIYERETSPILDVYGTRGIVDRIDGVGSLDEVTARIFAALEARGLLASPAA; encoded by the coding sequence ATGACCGCGCGTCTTCTGATCGTCGGGCCCCAGGGATCGGGCAAGGGCACGCAGGGCGTCCGCGTCGGCGAGGCGCTCGGCATCCCGGTGATCTCCACGGGCGACGTCTTCCGCGCGAACGTCGCCGAGGGCACCGAGTTGGGCCAGCAGGTGAAGGCCATCATCGACGGGGGCGACCTCGTCCCCGACGAGCTCACGAGCGCCGTCGTGCGCGACCGTCTCGCGCAGTCCGACGCGGCGGAGGGCTTCCTCCTCGACGGCTACCCGCGCAATCTCGCGCAGGTCATGCACCTCGACGAGTTCCTCGAGGGTCGCGACGAGTCGCTCGATGCCGTCATCGCCCTCATCGTGCCGCGCGAGGAGTCGATCTCGCGTCTCACGGCCCGCGCGGTCGAGCAGGGGCGTTCCGACGACACCGAAGAGGCCATCGCCACCCGCCTGGGCATCTACGAGCGTGAGACGTCGCCGATCCTCGACGTGTACGGCACCCGCGGGATCGTCGACCGTATCGACGGCGTCGGCAGCCTCGACGAGGTGACCGCCCGGATCTTCGCGGCCCTCGAGGCACGCGGCCTCCTCGCGTCGCCGGCTGCGTGA
- the secY gene encoding preprotein translocase subunit SecY, whose protein sequence is MFSAIARVFRTPDLRRKIAFTLGIIALYRLGAHVPTPFVDFPNVQQCLAQSGGTEGLLSLVNLFSGGALLQLSIFALGVMPYITATIIVQLLRVVIPHFETLYKEGQAGQAKLTQYTRYLTIALALLQSTTLVTVARSGQLFGSAGVPECQQLLTNDIWWAQLLMIITMTAGTGLVMWFAELVTERGVGNGMSILIFTSIAATFPGAMLSILNARGVEVFLLVLAVSIVIVALVVFVEQSQRRIPVQYAKRMVGRRTYGGTNTYIPIKVNMAGVVPVIFASSLLYIPALIAQFNQPQPGQEPAPWVTWISQYLTRGDHPLYMLIYFLLIIGFAYFYVAITFNPVDVADNMKKYGGFIPGIRAGRPTAEYLDYVLTRITLPGSIYLGLIALLPLVALATVGANQNFPFGGASILIIVGVGLETVKQIDAQLQQRHYEGLLR, encoded by the coding sequence TTGTTCAGCGCCATCGCGCGGGTATTCCGCACGCCCGACTTGAGGCGGAAGATCGCCTTCACGCTGGGCATCATCGCCCTGTACCGGCTGGGTGCGCATGTGCCGACGCCCTTCGTCGACTTCCCCAACGTCCAGCAGTGTCTGGCCCAGTCCGGCGGTACCGAGGGGCTGCTGTCCCTGGTGAACCTCTTCTCGGGCGGCGCGTTGCTGCAGCTGTCGATCTTCGCTCTCGGCGTCATGCCGTACATCACGGCGACGATCATCGTGCAGCTGCTCCGCGTCGTCATCCCGCACTTCGAGACCCTCTACAAAGAGGGCCAGGCGGGCCAGGCCAAGCTCACGCAGTACACCCGCTACCTCACGATCGCGCTTGCACTGCTGCAGTCGACGACCCTCGTGACGGTGGCGCGTTCGGGCCAGCTCTTCGGCTCGGCCGGCGTCCCCGAGTGCCAGCAGCTGCTCACGAACGACATCTGGTGGGCGCAGCTGCTCATGATCATCACCATGACCGCCGGCACGGGTCTGGTCATGTGGTTCGCCGAGCTCGTCACGGAGCGCGGCGTGGGCAACGGCATGTCCATCCTCATCTTCACCTCGATCGCCGCCACCTTCCCCGGCGCCATGCTGTCGATCCTGAACGCCCGCGGTGTCGAGGTCTTCCTCCTCGTCCTGGCCGTCAGCATCGTGATCGTGGCCCTCGTGGTGTTCGTCGAGCAGTCTCAGCGGCGCATCCCCGTGCAGTACGCCAAGCGCATGGTCGGCCGCCGCACCTACGGCGGGACCAACACCTACATCCCGATCAAGGTCAACATGGCCGGCGTGGTACCCGTCATCTTCGCCTCGTCGCTGCTGTATATCCCCGCCCTCATCGCGCAGTTCAACCAGCCGCAGCCCGGCCAGGAGCCGGCGCCGTGGGTCACCTGGATCTCGCAGTACCTCACGCGCGGCGACCACCCGCTGTACATGCTGATCTACTTCCTGCTCATCATCGGGTTCGCGTACTTCTACGTCGCGATCACGTTCAACCCGGTCGACGTCGCCGACAACATGAAGAAGTACGGCGGGTTCATCCCCGGCATCCGCGCGGGCCGGCCGACAGCCGAGTACCTCGACTACGTGCTGACGCGCATCACGCTGCCCGGGTCCATCTACCTCGGTCTCATCGCGCTGCTGCCGCTGGTCGCGCTGGCGACCGTGGGTGCCAACCAGAACTTCCCGTTCGGTGGCGCCTCCATCCTCATCATCGTCGGTGTCGGCCTCGAGACCGTGAAGCAGATCGACGCTCAGCTCCAGCAGCGTCACTACGAAGGGTTGCTGCGATGA
- the rplO gene encoding 50S ribosomal protein L15 translates to MAAKKDETATVDAPKKASAAKTAEKKEAPAARPGVLKVHHLRPVPGARTAKTRVGRGEGSKGKTAGRGTKGTKARYQVKVGFEGGQMPLHMRTPKLRGFKNPFRVEYQVVNLDKLGELYPQGGDVTVADLVAKGAVRKNEKVKVLGTGDISVALTVSVDKVSGSAEQKIVAAGGSVN, encoded by the coding sequence ATGGCTGCCAAGAAGGACGAGACCGCGACGGTCGACGCCCCGAAGAAGGCATCGGCCGCCAAGACGGCCGAGAAGAAGGAAGCCCCCGCGGCGCGCCCCGGCGTGCTCAAGGTCCACCACCTGCGTCCCGTCCCCGGCGCTCGCACCGCGAAGACCCGTGTCGGTCGCGGTGAGGGCTCGAAGGGTAAGACGGCCGGTCGCGGTACCAAGGGAACCAAGGCCCGTTACCAGGTCAAGGTCGGCTTCGAGGGTGGGCAGATGCCGCTGCACATGCGCACCCCGAAGCTCCGCGGCTTCAAGAACCCGTTCCGTGTCGAGTACCAGGTCGTGAACCTGGACAAGCTCGGCGAGCTCTACCCCCAGGGTGGCGACGTGACCGTCGCCGACCTCGTGGCCAAGGGCGCTGTGCGCAAGAACGAGAAGGTCAAGGTGCTCGGCACCGGCGACATCTCGGTCGCGCTGACCGTCTCCGTCGACAAGGTCTCCGGCTCCGCCGAGCAGAAGATCGTCGCCGCCGGCGGTTCCGTCAACTGA
- the rpmD gene encoding 50S ribosomal protein L30, which translates to MAERLKVTQIKSKVSEKQNQRDTLRSLGLKRIGDSVVRPDDAQTRGYVKTVAHLVKVEEID; encoded by the coding sequence ATGGCCGAGCGTCTGAAGGTCACGCAGATCAAGTCCAAGGTGAGCGAGAAGCAGAACCAGCGTGACACGCTGCGCTCGCTCGGTCTCAAGCGGATCGGCGACTCGGTCGTCCGTCCCGACGACGCGCAGACGCGCGGCTACGTCAAGACCGTCGCCCACCTCGTCAAGGTTGAGGAGATCGACTAA
- the rpsE gene encoding 30S ribosomal protein S5, protein MSDNKETEVTDQTAPAEGAAAATAPAEREREPRRGGRERNTNQRDRGSRDRNESQFLERVVTINRVSKVVKGGRRFSFTALVVVGDGNGVVGVGYGKAREVPLAISKGVEEAKRNFFRVPRSGSTIPHPVQGEAAAGVVLLRPAAAGTGVIAGGPVRAVLECAGIHDVLSKSLGSSNTINIVHATVEALKALEEPRAVAARRGLEFDQVAPARLVRAEAAAQKVGA, encoded by the coding sequence GTGAGTGACAACAAGGAGACCGAAGTGACCGACCAGACTGCCCCGGCTGAGGGTGCGGCTGCGGCCACGGCGCCCGCCGAGCGTGAGCGCGAGCCGCGTCGCGGTGGTCGCGAGCGCAACACCAACCAGCGTGACCGTGGTTCGCGCGACCGCAACGAGAGCCAGTTCCTCGAGCGCGTCGTGACGATCAACCGCGTGTCGAAGGTCGTCAAGGGTGGTCGTCGCTTCAGCTTCACCGCACTCGTTGTCGTCGGTGACGGCAACGGCGTGGTGGGTGTCGGCTACGGCAAGGCCCGCGAAGTCCCCCTCGCCATCTCGAAGGGTGTCGAAGAGGCCAAGCGCAACTTCTTCCGCGTTCCCCGCTCGGGCTCGACCATCCCGCACCCCGTCCAGGGTGAGGCCGCTGCCGGTGTGGTGCTCCTGCGCCCCGCCGCCGCCGGTACCGGTGTTATCGCCGGTGGCCCCGTCCGTGCCGTTCTCGAGTGCGCCGGCATCCACGACGTCCTGTCGAAGTCGCTCGGCTCGTCGAACACGATCAACATCGTGCACGCGACCGTCGAGGCGCTGAAGGCGCTCGAGGAGCCCCGCGCCGTGGCCGCCCGCCGCGGACTGGAGTTCGACCAGGTCGCCCCGGCCCGCCTCGTGCGCGCCGAGGCCGCCGCTCAGAAGGTAGGTGCCTGA
- the rplR gene encoding 50S ribosomal protein L18, with protein sequence MAVKTKSVARARRHARLRKKVVGTELRPRLVVTRSARHVFVQVVDDSKGHTVASASTLETDLRGFDGDKTAKARKVGELVAERAKAVGVSDVVFDRGGNRYAGRVAAIADGAREGGLNL encoded by the coding sequence ATGGCTGTCAAGACAAAGTCCGTCGCTCGTGCTCGTCGCCACGCGCGTCTTCGCAAGAAGGTCGTGGGCACCGAGCTGCGCCCCCGTCTCGTCGTGACGCGCTCCGCGCGCCACGTGTTCGTCCAGGTCGTGGACGACAGCAAGGGCCACACCGTGGCCTCCGCTTCCACCCTCGAGACCGACCTGCGCGGCTTCGACGGTGACAAGACCGCCAAGGCCCGCAAGGTCGGCGAGCTCGTCGCCGAGCGTGCCAAGGCCGTGGGCGTGTCCGACGTCGTGTTCGACCGTGGCGGAAACCGCTACGCCGGCCGCGTCGCCGCGATCGCCGACGGAGCTCGCGAAGGAGGGCTGAACCTGTGA
- the rplF gene encoding 50S ribosomal protein L6 produces the protein MSRIGRLPIDIPAGVTVSVNGREVSVKGPKGELALTVAQPLEVSVEENQVLVTRPDDERESRSLHGLTRTLINNNIIGVTQGYTKGLEVVGTGYRVAQKGSSVEFALGFSHPVLIDPPAGITLTVEGNNKLTVSGIDKQAVGEAAANIRKIRKPEPYKGKGVRYAGEVVRRKAGKSGK, from the coding sequence ATGTCGCGTATCGGACGTCTTCCCATCGACATCCCCGCCGGCGTCACCGTTTCGGTGAACGGCCGGGAGGTCTCCGTCAAGGGCCCGAAGGGCGAGCTCGCGCTCACCGTCGCGCAGCCCCTCGAGGTTTCGGTCGAGGAGAACCAGGTTCTCGTCACCCGCCCCGACGACGAGCGCGAGTCGCGGTCGCTCCACGGCCTGACCCGCACGCTCATCAACAACAACATCATCGGTGTCACCCAGGGCTACACCAAGGGCCTCGAGGTCGTCGGCACGGGTTACCGCGTCGCCCAGAAGGGCAGCTCCGTCGAGTTCGCTCTCGGGTTCTCGCACCCCGTCCTGATCGACCCGCCCGCGGGCATCACCCTCACGGTCGAAGGCAACAACAAGCTCACCGTGAGCGGCATCGACAAGCAGGCCGTCGGCGAGGCCGCAGCCAACATCCGCAAGATCCGCAAGCCCGAGCCCTACAAGGGCAAGGGTGTGCGGTACGCGGGCGAGGTCGTCCGCCGCAAGGCCGGAAAGAGTGGTAAGTGA
- the rpsH gene encoding 30S ribosomal protein S8, whose amino-acid sequence MTMTDPVADMLTRLRNANSAHHDSVSMPSSKLKTTIAAILKQEGYIADWSVEDARVGQTLNLTLKYGPNRERSIAGIKRVSKPGLRVYAKSTEVPTVLGGLGVAILSTSSGLLTDRQAEQKGVGGEVLAYVW is encoded by the coding sequence ATGACGATGACAGACCCGGTCGCAGACATGCTGACCCGTCTGCGCAACGCGAACTCGGCGCACCACGACTCCGTGTCGATGCCGAGCTCCAAGCTCAAGACCACCATCGCCGCCATCCTCAAGCAGGAGGGTTACATCGCCGACTGGAGCGTCGAGGACGCGCGCGTCGGCCAGACCCTCAACCTGACCCTGAAGTACGGCCCGAACCGCGAGCGGTCGATCGCCGGCATCAAGCGCGTCTCCAAGCCCGGCCTCCGCGTGTACGCGAAGTCGACCGAGGTCCCCACGGTCCTCGGCGGGCTCGGCGTCGCCATCCTGTCCACCTCCTCCGGTCTCCTCACCGACCGTCAGGCCGAGCAGAAGGGCGTCGGCGGGGAAGTCCTCGCCTACGTGTGGTGA
- the rplE gene encoding 50S ribosomal protein L5, whose amino-acid sequence MSTDTAAVAGKIQPRLKQKYNTEIKKALQEEFGYANVMQIPGLVKVVVNTGVGEAARDSKVIDGAVDDLTKITGQKPIVTKARKSIAQFKLREGQAIGAHVTLRGDRAWEFVDRLVNLALPRIRDFRGLSAKQFDGNGNYTFGLQEQSVFHEIDQDRIDRVRGFDITIVTTAKTDDEGRSLLRQLGFPFQSADAQA is encoded by the coding sequence ATGAGCACCGACACTGCCGCGGTGGCTGGCAAGATCCAGCCCCGCCTGAAGCAGAAGTACAACACCGAGATCAAGAAGGCCCTGCAGGAGGAGTTCGGCTACGCGAACGTCATGCAGATCCCCGGCCTGGTCAAGGTCGTCGTGAACACCGGTGTCGGCGAGGCGGCTCGCGACAGCAAGGTGATCGATGGCGCGGTCGACGACCTCACCAAGATCACGGGCCAGAAGCCCATCGTCACGAAGGCCCGCAAGTCCATCGCGCAGTTCAAGCTGCGCGAGGGCCAGGCCATCGGCGCGCACGTCACCCTGCGTGGCGACCGCGCGTGGGAGTTCGTGGACCGTCTCGTCAACCTCGCTCTGCCCCGCATCCGCGACTTCCGCGGTCTGTCGGCCAAGCAGTTCGACGGCAACGGCAACTACACCTTCGGTCTCCAGGAGCAGTCCGTGTTCCACGAGATCGACCAGGACCGCATCGACCGCGTGCGTGGTTTCGACATCACCATCGTCACCACCGCCAAGACCGACGACGAGGGTCGCTCGCTGCTCCGCCAGCTCGGCTTCCCCTTCCAGTCGGCCGACGCGCAGGCCTGA
- the rplX gene encoding 50S ribosomal protein L24 encodes MAKIKKGDLVQVISGKKQDKGGDRGKQGKVLEVLTEQNRVIVEGVNYVTKHNRVGQSQRGTKTGGIETFEAPIHISNVAIVDPSTKKPTRVGHRVEEQVKDGVKRTVRVRFAKKSGKDL; translated from the coding sequence ATGGCGAAAATCAAGAAGGGTGACCTGGTCCAGGTCATCTCGGGCAAGAAGCAGGACAAGGGCGGCGATCGCGGCAAGCAGGGTAAGGTCCTCGAGGTCCTCACCGAGCAGAACCGCGTCATCGTCGAGGGCGTCAACTACGTCACCAAGCACAACCGCGTGGGCCAGTCCCAGCGCGGCACCAAGACCGGCGGCATCGAGACGTTCGAAGCCCCGATCCACATCTCGAACGTCGCGATCGTCGACCCCTCGACCAAGAAGCCGACCCGCGTCGGCCACCGTGTCGAGGAGCAGGTGAAGGACGGCGTCAAGCGCACCGTCCGCGTGCGCTTCGCGAAGAAGAGCGGCAAGGACCTCTGA
- the rplN gene encoding 50S ribosomal protein L14, with translation MIQNESRLKVADNTGAKELLTIRVLGGSNRRYAGLGDVIVATVKDAIPGGNVKKGDVVKAVVVRVVKQTRRPDGSYIKFDENAAVILKNDGEPRGTRIFGPVGRELRDKKFMKIVSLAPEVI, from the coding sequence GTGATTCAGAACGAATCCCGGCTGAAGGTCGCCGACAACACCGGCGCCAAGGAGCTGCTCACCATCCGCGTGCTCGGCGGCTCCAACCGCCGCTACGCCGGCCTGGGCGACGTCATCGTCGCCACGGTCAAGGACGCGATCCCGGGTGGAAACGTCAAGAAGGGCGACGTGGTCAAGGCCGTCGTCGTCCGTGTCGTCAAGCAGACCCGTCGTCCCGACGGCTCGTACATCAAGTTCGACGAGAACGCCGCCGTGATCCTGAAGAACGACGGGGAGCCCCGCGGCACCCGTATCTTCGGACCGGTCGGCCGTGAGCTTCGCGACAAGAAGTTCATGAAGATCGTCTCGCTCGCCCCGGAGGTCATCTGA
- the rpsQ gene encoding 30S ribosomal protein S17 has translation MATAKKAEAQVAGHEHAEHDVRDENARGYRKARRGYVVSDKMDKTIVVEVEDRVKHPLYGKVIRRTSKVKAHDETNSAGIGDLVVINETRPLSATKRWRLVEILEKAK, from the coding sequence ATGGCTACCGCGAAGAAGGCCGAGGCGCAGGTCGCCGGCCACGAGCACGCCGAGCACGACGTCCGTGACGAGAACGCCCGCGGTTACCGCAAGGCGCGTCGTGGTTACGTCGTCAGCGACAAGATGGACAAGACGATCGTCGTCGAGGTCGAGGACCGCGTGAAGCACCCGCTCTACGGCAAGGTCATCCGCCGCACCTCCAAGGTCAAGGCGCACGACGAGACCAACTCGGCGGGCATCGGCGACCTCGTCGTCATCAACGAGACCCGTCCGCTGAGCGCCACCAAGCGCTGGCGCCTGGTCGAGATCCTCGAGAAGGCCAAGTAA
- the rpmC gene encoding 50S ribosomal protein L29: protein MAIGTKQLAPSELDTFEDQRLVEELRKAKEELFNLRFQSATGQLESHGRIRAVKRDIARLYTVIRERELGIRATPAPVEAPAKAKKSKAKKADAADDAAKEEAE from the coding sequence ATGGCGATCGGCACCAAGCAGCTCGCCCCGAGCGAGCTCGACACGTTCGAAGACCAGCGCCTCGTGGAGGAGCTGCGCAAGGCCAAGGAAGAGCTGTTCAACCTGCGCTTCCAGTCGGCCACCGGCCAGCTCGAGAGCCACGGCCGCATCCGTGCAGTCAAGCGCGACATCGCGCGTCTGTACACGGTGATCCGTGAGCGCGAGCTCGGCATCCGCGCCACCCCGGCTCCGGTCGAGGCTCCGGCGAAGGCGAAGAAGAGCAAGGCGAAGAAGGCGGATGCCGCTGACGACGCCGCGAAGGAAGAGGCGGAGTAA
- the rplP gene encoding 50S ribosomal protein L16, which yields MLIPRKVKYRKQHHPGRSGQATGGTQVSFGEFGIQALTPAYVTNRQIESARIAMTRHIKRGGKVWINIYPDRPLTKKPAETRMGSGKGSPEWWVANVKPGRVLFEVAGVNEELAREALTRAIHKLPLKARIIKREEGDA from the coding sequence ATGCTCATCCCCCGCAAGGTCAAGTACCGCAAGCAGCACCACCCCGGTCGCTCGGGCCAGGCCACCGGCGGCACCCAGGTGTCGTTCGGTGAGTTCGGCATCCAGGCTCTGACCCCCGCCTACGTGACCAACCGTCAGATCGAGTCCGCTCGTATCGCGATGACCCGTCACATCAAGCGTGGTGGAAAGGTGTGGATCAACATCTACCCCGACCGTCCGCTCACCAAGAAGCCGGCCGAAACCCGCATGGGTTCCGGTAAGGGTTCCCCCGAGTGGTGGGTTGCCAACGTCAAGCCGGGTCGCGTCCTCTTCGAGGTCGCCGGTGTCAACGAGGAACTCGCTCGTGAAGCACTGACCCGAGCCATCCACAAGCTGCCGCTGAAGGCACGCATCATCAAGCGCGAGGAGGGCGACGCGTAA